The Pseudomonas sp. FP2309 genomic sequence CACGGAAAACGCCGCCGACCTCGTTAGGGCCACCAATCTTGGCCTCAACTACACGACTCTTGAAGCCATCGAGGTGATCGATGACAAGGAACAACCATGAGCAAAAAGACAAAGCCCCGCGTTTATGACAAGGCGGGCAAGCAGGTAACGGTCGCCGATAAAAGCTGGTACACGCTCCAGGCCAGCGGCGAAGCCGAGCAGCGCAATATCGAGATCTTCGTCTACGGCGAGATCGGCGCCTGGGGAGTCACCGCCAATCAGTTCGTGCAGGATCTGCGCGCCATGGATGACGGCGTGTCGCCGGTGATCGTTGCGTTCAACAGCATCGGCGGTGATCTGTTCGATGGTCTGGCGATCCACAACGCGCTCTCGCGCCTGGGTGAGCGCTGTACTGGCCGCATTGATGCCCTGGCGGCCAGCGCGGCCAGTGTTGCGGTGTGCGGCGCGCATCGGGTGGTGATTGCCGCCAATGCCATGCTGATGATTCACAACCCGTACACCTTCACCGGTGGCGATGCCGAAGACTTCCGCCGTGTCGCCGATGTCCTGGATCAGACCTTGGAAGCGATCATCGCGGCCTACAAAGCCAAGGCGCCGGACATCGACGAAGCCGAGCTGCGGCGCATGGTCAACGCCGAAACCTGGCTCACTGCCAATGAGGCGGTGGCGCTGGGCCTGGCCGATGAAGTCGGCGACGGCCTCAAGGTCAGCGCCTGTCTCGGCCAGGGCAGCGTGTTGCAGCGCTTCCAGAATGCCCCGCCCGAGCTGCTCGCCCAACTGAACGAAGAACCGGAAGTTGAACCGCCGGAACCCGATCCGGCCCCCGTGCTGGACGCGGCCAAACTGGCGCTGCTGGTCACTCAGGGATGTGCAGCGGCAGGTATCAGCAACCTGGTGGACCCGATACTCGCGACGACGAAGCTGGAAAGCGAGGCGATAGTCCAGGCGGCGCTAACTAAGGCCAAAGCGCTGCATGGCCTGTGTGTAGCTGCTCGGTTGCCAGAGCTGACCGGCGAGTTTATCAGCGCAGGTTTGGACGAGGCGGCCGTTAGGGCGCGCCTGTTCGACAAGCTGGTGGGCAGCGGCGGTGGGTTTGAAATCAACAACAGTTTGCCGCTGGACAATGATCCAGCTCCAACGATCAAGGCCAAACAGGTCGATACCCATGCAGTCTGGGCGGCTCGCCAGGCATCACAGAACGGAACCTCGAAAGGAGCAAGAGCATGAAAATCGAATCGATGCACGCGGGCGAATTCCTGCTGTCCGAAGGCGCTGGCACCATTTCCCGCGAGGCGATCAATGTCGCAGCCGGACCGGCGCTGGAACCGGGCCAGATCCTGGGATTGATCACTGCCACTGGTGAGTTCGGGCCGTATCAGCCAACTGCTGAAGACGGCACTGAAAACGCTATCGCGATCCTCTACGGTCCGCTGGGGCAGTCTGATGTTGTCCGTCGCGGTCGCGCTGTCGTGCGGCTGGCCGAGGTCAGCGAAGCTCATTTGACTGGCCTCGACCCCGCTGCCGAAAAGGCTTTGGCCGCCCATTCCGTGATCGTCCGCTAAGACGCTCACCATGTTTATCCATCCCGCCGAGTGCGGGATTTTTCGTTTCTGGAGAGTACCCCATGGCCGATATCGCCATTTTTGAAGACGATGCGTTCAGCGTCTCCTCGTTGACCGCTGCAATCAATGAACAGGAATACCTGCCGGGCCGCATCAGTAGCTTGGGCCTGTTCCGTGAAGAGGGCATCAGCACGATCACCGTTCAGATCGAGAAGGATGGCGACACCCTGGCCCTGGTGCCTGCCGGTGAGCGCGGCACCTCGGGCCTGGTGGTCGGTGGCACCAAGCGTACGCTTATCCCTTTCAACACCGTGCACCTGCCGGAACGCTTCACCATCAAGGCCGATGAGATCCAGGGCATCCGCGCCTTCGGCACCCGCAGTGAGTTGCAAGCTGTGCAGGATGTGGTTAACAAGCGCCTGGCGAAAGCGCGTCGCCAATTGGACGCTACTCACGAATTTCAACGCATGGGGGCTTTGAACGGTCAAGTGCTGGACGCCGACGGTAAGACGGTGTTGCTGGATCTCTACAAAACGTTTGGCGTCAATCGCAAAAAAATGTCCATGGGGCTTGGCAACCCGGATACGGAACTTCGGGTCCGCGCTGGCGAAGCGCTCGATATGCAAGAGGAAGCTCTGGGTAGTGTCACCAGCAACGGCGCACGCGCGCTTTGCGGGAAAAACTTCTGGAATAAGCTGATCGTTCACAAGTCTCTCAAAGAAACGTACCTCAACACTCAGCAAGCTGCCGAGTTGCGCGGTGATGGGCGTGAAAGCTTTGAGTTCGGTGGGATCGTCTGGGAACGCTATCGCG encodes the following:
- a CDS encoding head maturation protease, ClpP-related, translating into MSKKTKPRVYDKAGKQVTVADKSWYTLQASGEAEQRNIEIFVYGEIGAWGVTANQFVQDLRAMDDGVSPVIVAFNSIGGDLFDGLAIHNALSRLGERCTGRIDALAASAASVAVCGAHRVVIAANAMLMIHNPYTFTGGDAEDFRRVADVLDQTLEAIIAAYKAKAPDIDEAELRRMVNAETWLTANEAVALGLADEVGDGLKVSACLGQGSVLQRFQNAPPELLAQLNEEPEVEPPEPDPAPVLDAAKLALLVTQGCAAAGISNLVDPILATTKLESEAIVQAALTKAKALHGLCVAARLPELTGEFISAGLDEAAVRARLFDKLVGSGGGFEINNSLPLDNDPAPTIKAKQVDTHAVWAARQASQNGTSKGARA
- a CDS encoding head decoration protein, encoding MKIESMHAGEFLLSEGAGTISREAINVAAGPALEPGQILGLITATGEFGPYQPTAEDGTENAIAILYGPLGQSDVVRRGRAVVRLAEVSEAHLTGLDPAAEKALAAHSVIVR
- a CDS encoding major capsid protein, with the translated sequence MADIAIFEDDAFSVSSLTAAINEQEYLPGRISSLGLFREEGISTITVQIEKDGDTLALVPAGERGTSGLVVGGTKRTLIPFNTVHLPERFTIKADEIQGIRAFGTRSELQAVQDVVNKRLAKARRQLDATHEFQRMGALNGQVLDADGKTVLLDLYKTFGVNRKKMSMGLGNPDTELRVRAGEALDMQEEALGSVTSNGARALCGKNFWNKLIVHKSLKETYLNTQQAAELRGDGRESFEFGGIVWERYRGKIAGVSFIHDDKALLIPEGVPDLYISSFAPADYMETVNTQGIPYYSKIEPLPFNKGVSGEAQSNPLHMCTRPLAQILLEM